TTCATGAAGAAGCCTACTGGCAACAGAGAGCAAAAAATTTCTGGCTGAAGGATGGAGATACTAATTCAAAATACTTCCATGCAGTAGCATCTAGCAAGAAGAAGTTAAACTATATCTCTGGTCTGAAATCTGAAGACGGGATGCTGGCAAAAAGCCACCAGGAGATGTGTACGTTGCTAATGGAGTATTTTTCTAAAATCTTCACGGGACAGAACAGTAGTAGCAATCTTCACACTCAAAGTGTTGGTGTAGTAATCTCGCAGGAACAGAATGATATGCTAACAGCCGAGTTGACGTTTGAAGAATTTACTAGGGCTGTGGAAAGCTATGCACCCTGACAAAGCTAGTGGCCCAGATGGGCTTAATCCAGCTTTCTATCATCACTTTTGGAATCTGGTTGGAAGAGAGGTGTTTAAATGCTGTCAACAATGGCTTACAGAGGGTAGATTTTCAGCAGAGGTCAATGATACAATCCTTGTTCTTATTCCTAAGAAAGAGAATGTTGATGATCCAAGAGACCTCAGACCAATAGCGATATGCAACGTTTTGTATAAGAATTTAGATAAAGTCTTAGCGAACAGGTTGCAAAGAATCTTACCAGGTGTTATATCTGAGGAGCAGCCAGCTTTTGTTCCCAGACGAAATATCACTGATAACGTATTAGTAGCTTTTGAGCTGCTACACTATATGAAAAGGAAGAACAGTGGTACAGAGGGAGAAGTGGCATTGAAGCTGGACATAAGCAAAGCTTATGACCGTGTTAACTgggaatatcttcataataggaTGGTGATCATGGGGTTCTCTGAAAAATGGATCAAGTGGGTAATGTTATGTGTGACTATTGTAACCTATTCTATCTCTTTTCAAGACAGTATGATAGGACCAATAATTCCATCTCGTGGCCTTCGACAGGGGGACCCCCTCTCCCCCTATTTATTCTTGTTGTGTGTAGAAGGCATATCAATGACACTAAGGGAAGCAGCGAATAATGGTATGATTAATGGCTGTAGTATCTGCAATTCAGCTCCTTCGATAACTCACTTGTTATTTGCTGACGACAGTTTCCTATTCTTTAAAGCTGATACAACTGAAATAAGAGCAGTGAAGGGAATGTTGAATGACTATGAGGAACAATCAGGACAAGCAGTCAATTATCAAAAATATGCGATATTATTTAGCTCAAACGTGAGAAGAGACAAGCAGGAGGAAATCAAACAAGAGTTGGGAGTTCACAAGGACATAGGAGAAGGGAAGTATCTGGGCTTACCATCATTAATCAGACATTTAAAGAAGAGTGTATTCAAGTATTTGAAGGAAAAGGTAGTTCAGAAAATAAAAGGGTGGGGCTCAAGAATGCTGTCACGGGCTAGCAAACTGGTAATGCTGAAGAATGTTGTACAAGCTATTCCAGCGTATGCAATGTCCTGCTTTCTGATTCCTAAATCTCTATGTCAAGAGATTGAAAGAGTGATGAATGTTTTTTGGTGGCAGTCACAATCTCAGAATAGTAAAGGCATTAGGTGGCTAGGGTGGAGGAAGATATGCATGACTAAGAATGAAGGTGGGATGGGATTTCGAGATATTACTGGGTTTAATTTAGCATTATTGGGTAAACAGTGTTGGAAACTTTTGCATGAACCAAATGCATTGGTGTCACGAATTCTGAAGGCAAGATACTACCCTAACTGCCATTTTTTACAAGCTGGTAGAACGGGTGGAGTTAATTATACCTGGTCAGGAATATCGGAGGCGAAAGAGGAGATGAAGAACGGGTTACGATGGATTATTGGAGATGGAACGTTAATTAATGCTGCATCTGATAAATGGCTGAGAACGAAGGAGGGGTTTTGTATTAATATTGATCGAATATCTAGTCGAGTATTACAGCTAAGAGTGTGTGACTTGTTTCAGGACGGTAGGAAAGAGTGGAATGAGGAAATGGTGAAGCAACACTTTAGTACTGAAGATGTCGATGCTATATTGCGTACTCGAATCCCGCAAAGGTGTGCTAGAGACAGGGTGGCCTGGATCCATTCTAAAGATGGAAAGTACACAGTGAAATCGGGGTACTATCAATGGTGTCAAAGTCGGAATGTTACTGGAGGAGTACCACAGTCCATAGGGTGGAGAAAGATTTGGCGATTGGAGGTACCACATAAGATCAGAGTCTTTTTGTGGAGGCTGTGTCGAAACACTTTACCAGTTATAATGGTGTTAAGACAGAAAGGAGTTCAAGTACCGATCATCTGTACGGGTTGTGTTGGTGATATAGAACATTTGAGACATCTATTTTTTAGTGTAAATTTTCTAAAGACTTCTAAAGAATAGAACAtctattttctaaaattttctaAATTTTCTAAGGACTCAATGTCGAAGAATGGGATATGGAACATAGTCATGAATGGTTGCTGCAAAAAATGGCAACTGGTTCAGACTCTGAATTGATAAAGATTTCGACAGTCTTGTGGAGGGTTTGGTTTGCAAGAAATAAACGCATTTTCGAGAATAAATCAATGACACCAGCTGCAACTATGTCGTGGAGTGGAAAGCAGATTTTGGAATGGCAAACAATCAACAAGAAATCCTTAGTTGCTGGTAATGGAGGTAATGATAAACAAGTAGATGATCGAAAATGGAAACCACCAGATGCAGGGTACTCAAAAATCAATATAGATGCTTCAGTTTATGAGGGGCAGCACTCTTTTGCAGTAGGCATGGTCCTCAGAGACGGCCAGGGAAAGTATATTGCAGGCAAGGTAATGAGATGTGAAGGTCAAGTGTCAGTATTGGAAGCAGAGGTATCAGGCATTGTTGAAGCTTTATTATGGGCAGTGGAGAATACAGAAGGGTTGGTGATCGTAGAGAGCGACTCGTTGCTAGGTGTACGAGCATTAAATCAAGGCCTGGAGAATCTGCTGGAGATAGGGGATCTCATAAATCAAGGTGTTAACATGCTCCGTAGCAATGATCGATTATTAGTTAGTTTTGTTCGGAAACAAGCAAACAAGGTGGTACATAGCATGGCTAGGGTTCCTTGTCAGATTAATACTTCTATTGTATTAACGTCTTCTCCGAGTTATTTGTTGGAGACTATCTTAGCTGAAAGTTTGATGATTTAATGAAGTTCacttattttcaaaaaaatacgTCCGATTCCCGCCACTAGAGTTCcttatattaaaaaaatactGTGATAAATTTTTGGGCTTTTACGTCCAAGCCCATCTAAACAAGGCACGAGGCCATGAGCATTTTTCCttggattttataaaaatatttctAAAGAGGGTTTTTTTTTGCAATTGTTTTTTTGGTTTGGAAAAACTAtcaattttaatattaaaatttatatttatattaaatttaatcAAGAAGTAAGTTGAAGCTATAAACTAAATTTAGTTCAAACACGCAAATAAATTCAAGTTAGCATCTAAACAAAGTAATACAAATCAGTGTCGTAAAAATCGGTCTAGGCGGCCGCCTAGGTGCTAGGCGGTAGTAAAACCCCCTGACTCGGACTTAGGTggtgatttaggcgttttttTAAAATCGGGATTAGGCGGGCTATGGTATCAAAAATCGGTCCTAGGCGGTCTAGGCgggaaataattaaaaaaatatttttttatgtttttataatttcaattcattaatttcataatttcacacaatatcatgtcaatATCTAATATAAAATATTGGTAAGAAATAATaagtaatctaatatatttattttctcacGTAAAATATAAAAATGACATATTGTAATTAgtttaaaagtgtgaattaaaatatatttcatattgtaaactcaataattagtacataacgaatgtcaaatgtgtagatattgtttaataccattttaatttttttttctaaaaaatacaagacatattgatcattatataattataaaaattaaaaataatatttatattctttcGATTACTGTTCCGATTAATCGGTTCGATTAATATCCGACTTACCGATTAATCTCTCGAGACGCCCAGCAATTTCCGTAACACTGCTACAAATACAAGTTCATTTGAAATCATTTAAGAATCGAACACAAAACAAATCAAGTTATCATTTAAATATATTATTCAAGTTTACCGTTTACATGACCTACACATGTTAAATAATGGGGGATGGCCCTAAATATCCATCACAGAAAATAGATGATCCAAAATATCTAAATTCGGAACTAATGACCCAAAATACCCACCAAACATGCATGTGGTACATATATATCCAGAGATACGCATTTTTAGAATATCTCGCATATCTCACATGTGCATCTTCCTTTTATTTCAGTAAccaaaaatgaaaagaaaaaaaaaagataCGCATTTATGTAATGCGTAActtttgttaaaaaaaattaaaaaaataagtcCAGACACGCATACCTAAAAATGCGTATCCGTAGATACACATTTGACAAGTGCGTGTCTTTCATAAAATTGGATACTCCTTTTCAAAATACATATCCCGTTGATATTCAGGGCCATACAATTCAGATTTGGGTATTTTGCCCTGGTATTTTGGATATTTTTTCTTAAATCATGAAACATTTAACACAAATCATTAGTGATCTTGAACATATTTTAATTCAAACTTACAGGTTACATTATCTCATCGTATTGGATCACATATCAATTCATACAAATCATTTGGGATCTTAAACATAAAAGTATGTTTCCccagttttttttttttttgcaatgTACCCAAGAAGTAATAACTAATAAGTACTAGAGGGGGACTCGAAAACCTCCTATTTTCCAATAGAAATGTTGGCTACTTCCGCACAGAAATATAGTACAACCCATTTAGTGGGTTGATGGAACATAATAGAACATTCATATTGTGCCCTCTGAACAAAATGATGATATTaatttttatcaaaataaataaatttataaaagtACATTCCATCAACTTTTTACCATAAAGTGTTCTGCTTCAATCAAAGCCAAACGGGATGCCCAACTGCCCAGAGAGCTAGAAACAAAATTTAGGGGATCTCTAAGTAGTGATACACCTTAACACAAAAATCTTGCAGTATTGCACACTAGGTAAAAGATGAAAGCTTACAAACAAAACAGAGGACCCTTCAGAACTAAGTAGTCCTATACTTATACTATGATACAAATATAACTTAAAGCTCCGAGGACCAAGGGCGACGTAACCACACATTAGTATAGCTTGTCTTCACTCTGCCTTGTATTTTCTTGTAAATAATGTGAATTGAGCCACTGCAGCATAGGAGATTGATCTGCGTTTAGTATAAGCATGAAACATTGGTACAAAAAGGTATATCACATGATAATAGTGGTGCAAAAAGATGTATTGATCATGTAATCAGATAGCAAGGAAGTTTTAGAAGAAACTTAGATATTGCATTTTAGTGTATCACTACTAGAACGAACCAAATTTAGTTTTAATAGCCTACCAGCAATATTGACAAtaaaaaaatcctaaaaataaataatttttccaaattttaagcCAAAAATCCACATCGTGTCAACTAAATTGCTATATTATGGTTCTCTATCAAATTAAGCTTGTGTTAgcatagaagggaaggaagtggAAGGGAAGGAGTTTCCGAACCAAAGATGTAAAGAAAAATAAGATGCAAAAGATGTAACTGATGGCAACTATTAGATGATCCGGTTAGGATATGAGGGGAGCGAGAGGAAGACAATAATCTTATTAGGTTGAATCCAATTAGTGAAAAGAAGCAATCGGGGTAGATGAATAACATGAATAA
The sequence above is drawn from the Apium graveolens cultivar Ventura chromosome 2, ASM990537v1, whole genome shotgun sequence genome and encodes:
- the LOC141697415 gene encoding uncharacterized protein LOC141697415, with protein sequence MATGSDSELIKISTVLWRVWFARNKRIFENKSMTPAATMSWSGKQILEWQTINKKSLVAGNGGNDKQVDDRKWKPPDAGYSKINIDASVYEGQHSFAVGMVLRDGQGKYIAGKVMRCEGQVSVLEAEVSGIVEALLWAVENTEGLVIVESDSLLGVRALNQGLENLLEIGDLINQGVNMLRSNDRLLVSFVRKQANKVVHSMARVPCQINTSIVLTSSPSYLLETILAESLMI